A part of Maridesulfovibrio hydrothermalis AM13 = DSM 14728 genomic DNA contains:
- the gcvT gene encoding glycine cleavage system aminomethyltransferase GcvT gives MSALRTTPLTEWHRENGAKLVPFAGFEMPVQYKGIIVEHKHTREKAGVFDISHMGEFKLSGKGAKDALNKIVTQNLDTLAPGKCRYGFLPNDKGGVLDDLIIYCLAEDSYMLVVNGSCEEGDFNWIDSRLPEGLNFDNVSYETAKIDLQGPLALDILEKVFGRDFKHLKYFNFEETEFDGYKLIISRTGYTGELGYEFYLPADKAQSLWEKFIADERVEPIGLGARDTLRLELGYPLYGQDLDTEHNPREAGYSFLLPADAYTDVKELLIPLTIEGRRAARHGDKVFLGDKEVGVVTSGSFSPTLGYSIALAYVAKDAAESESFMVQGARTRLEAKKGELPFYKDGTARKKLD, from the coding sequence ATGTCAGCACTGCGCACCACCCCCCTAACTGAATGGCATCGTGAAAACGGCGCAAAACTTGTTCCCTTCGCGGGATTTGAAATGCCTGTACAGTACAAAGGAATCATCGTTGAACACAAACATACCCGCGAAAAAGCAGGTGTGTTTGACATCAGCCACATGGGGGAATTCAAACTTTCCGGCAAGGGAGCAAAAGACGCTCTCAATAAAATTGTCACTCAAAATCTGGATACACTGGCCCCCGGCAAATGCCGTTACGGTTTTCTGCCAAATGACAAAGGCGGAGTTCTTGACGATCTGATCATCTACTGCCTAGCTGAAGATTCATACATGCTGGTCGTTAACGGGTCCTGCGAAGAAGGAGATTTCAACTGGATTGATTCCCGTCTCCCTGAAGGGCTGAATTTTGATAATGTGTCCTACGAAACAGCTAAGATAGACCTTCAGGGTCCGCTTGCGCTGGATATCCTTGAAAAGGTTTTCGGACGTGACTTCAAGCATCTAAAATATTTCAACTTCGAAGAAACAGAATTTGACGGATACAAGCTGATTATCAGCCGTACCGGCTACACGGGTGAACTTGGATATGAATTTTATCTGCCGGCCGACAAAGCACAGTCCCTATGGGAAAAATTTATAGCTGATGAAAGAGTCGAACCAATCGGACTTGGGGCACGTGATACACTGCGTCTTGAACTCGGTTACCCACTCTACGGACAGGATCTCGACACAGAGCACAACCCCCGTGAGGCCGGCTATTCTTTTTTACTGCCAGCGGATGCATATACCGATGTAAAAGAACTCCTCATCCCGTTGACTATCGAGGGTCGACGCGCCGCCCGGCATGGTGATAAAGTCTTTCTCGGCGATAAAGAAGTTGGCGTAGTCACCAGTGGATCATTCTCCCCTACCCTTGGTTACTCCATCGCTCTGGCATACGTTGCAAAAGATGCAGCTGAATCAGAGTCTTTTATGGTTCAGGGCGCGCGTACCAGGCTTGAAGCCAAGAAAGGAGAACTGCCTTTCTATAAAGATGGAACTGCCCGTAAAAAACTGGATTAA
- the fdnG gene encoding formate dehydrogenase-N subunit alpha → MRINRRDFVKLTTAAAATIAAVPAFGGLGKAFANTAEERAMQLSPKWTKQTTSVCAFCSVGCGLLVNTDLKTKRAVNVEGNPDHPINEGSLCAKGASSIQMTENPDRPGKYLYRAPFSDQWEEKDWDFCKKRIARLIKKSRDESFEKKNAKGQVVNRTMGIASLGSAALDNEECYAMHSFMRSIGLVYVEHQARIUHSATVAALVESFGRGAMTNHWNDLQNSDCILIMGSNAAENHPISFKWAVKAQKRGAKIIHVDPRFTRTSARSDVHIALRSGSDIAVLGGMINYLIKNKRYFKEYMVDYTNASFIVGKDYDFKDGLFAGFDSKTNSYDKSKWIFELDDKGIPRQDKSLQDPNCVFQVLKRHFSRYTPDKVSSISGVSVKDLDLLYKTYTATGKKDKAGTIMYAMGWTQHTVGVQNIRAMAIIQLMLGNIGIAGGGVNALRGECNVQGSTDYALLYHILPGYLKTPLAGQDTLEQYNKTYTPVSNDPESANWWQHYPKYSASLIKAMYSNDTPADGYQFLPRLDNHKASQYSWIPLIDRMYQGKFSGSLIWGMNPACSSSDSAKTRKALSKLDWMVNVNLFQCETSDFWKGPDMDPKKVKTETFFIPCASAIEKEGSVSNSGRWMQWRYQGPDTFGDVKTDGHYFHEIWEELVRLYEEEGGVYPEPITHLTFNDMCEKDEKGHYHFSAQQTAKLCNGWFTRDVEVKGKKFKKGQQVPSFAYLQDDGSTTSGNWLYCNSVTDDGNKSERHDSTQTKEQANIGLFPNWTWCWPVNRRILYNRASVDKKGKPWNPKKAVIKWNGSKWIGDVPDGGWKPGTKHPFIMRKNGVGQLFGPGRADGPLPEYYEPLECPVSDHPFSKTLHSPTAVQVKGEEKAVCDPRYPFVGTTYRITEHWQTGSMTRWQSWLVEAEPQMFVEISPQLAKLRGIENGEKVTIESLRGSLWAIAMVTERIQPYNINGTDVHMVGMPWHYGWVTPVNGGDSANIVTPNVGDPNTGIPEYKAFMVNIRKWKEGDN, encoded by the coding sequence ATGAGAATTAATCGTAGAGATTTTGTGAAACTGACGACTGCTGCGGCTGCAACTATTGCGGCTGTCCCGGCATTCGGAGGGCTTGGAAAAGCCTTTGCGAATACTGCTGAGGAGCGGGCCATGCAGCTCAGTCCTAAATGGACAAAGCAAACAACATCCGTATGTGCTTTCTGTTCAGTTGGTTGCGGACTTCTGGTCAACACAGACCTTAAGACCAAACGTGCAGTAAATGTCGAGGGTAACCCCGACCATCCCATTAACGAAGGCTCTCTCTGTGCCAAGGGCGCAAGCTCAATCCAGATGACAGAAAATCCGGACCGTCCCGGTAAGTATCTGTACCGTGCGCCCTTCAGTGATCAGTGGGAAGAAAAAGACTGGGATTTCTGCAAAAAACGCATTGCCCGCCTTATCAAAAAGTCACGTGATGAAAGCTTCGAAAAGAAGAATGCCAAAGGTCAGGTTGTTAACCGTACCATGGGTATTGCTTCCCTCGGTTCCGCTGCGCTGGATAACGAAGAATGTTATGCCATGCACAGCTTCATGCGTTCTATAGGTCTGGTGTATGTAGAGCATCAGGCTCGTATCTGACACAGCGCAACTGTTGCGGCTCTGGTAGAGTCGTTCGGACGCGGTGCGATGACCAATCACTGGAATGATCTACAGAACAGTGATTGCATTTTGATAATGGGCAGTAATGCTGCCGAAAACCATCCAATTTCCTTCAAATGGGCAGTGAAAGCGCAGAAACGCGGGGCAAAAATCATCCACGTCGACCCTCGCTTCACACGTACTTCCGCAAGATCTGACGTACACATTGCTCTTCGTTCTGGTTCTGATATTGCTGTTCTTGGCGGTATGATCAATTATCTGATCAAAAACAAACGCTACTTCAAAGAGTACATGGTAGATTACACCAACGCCTCCTTTATCGTTGGTAAAGACTATGACTTTAAAGACGGTCTTTTTGCCGGCTTTGACAGCAAAACAAACTCTTACGATAAATCTAAATGGATTTTCGAACTGGATGACAAAGGTATCCCCAGGCAGGATAAATCCCTGCAGGACCCCAACTGTGTATTTCAGGTTTTGAAAAGACATTTCTCCCGCTATACCCCTGATAAAGTTTCATCCATCTCAGGTGTATCAGTTAAGGATCTGGATTTACTTTACAAAACCTATACTGCAACCGGTAAAAAAGATAAGGCCGGCACAATCATGTACGCCATGGGTTGGACCCAGCACACGGTTGGTGTACAGAATATCCGTGCAATGGCCATCATCCAGCTCATGCTTGGTAACATCGGTATTGCCGGTGGCGGTGTTAACGCACTGCGCGGCGAATGCAACGTTCAAGGCTCCACTGACTACGCCTTGCTCTATCACATTCTGCCCGGCTACCTGAAAACTCCTCTTGCAGGTCAGGATACCCTCGAACAGTATAACAAAACCTACACTCCGGTCAGCAATGATCCTGAAAGTGCCAACTGGTGGCAGCATTATCCAAAGTACTCAGCAAGTCTCATCAAAGCTATGTACTCTAATGATACTCCCGCAGATGGGTATCAGTTTCTGCCCCGCCTTGATAACCACAAGGCCAGCCAGTATTCATGGATTCCGCTTATTGACCGCATGTATCAAGGCAAGTTTAGCGGCAGCCTGATCTGGGGCATGAACCCTGCCTGCTCTAGCTCCGACTCCGCCAAGACCCGTAAGGCTCTTAGCAAACTTGACTGGATGGTCAACGTCAACCTCTTCCAGTGTGAGACAAGTGATTTTTGGAAAGGTCCGGATATGGACCCGAAAAAAGTCAAAACTGAAACCTTTTTCATCCCCTGTGCATCTGCAATTGAAAAAGAAGGATCAGTTTCAAACTCCGGACGTTGGATGCAATGGCGTTATCAAGGGCCTGACACCTTTGGTGATGTAAAGACTGACGGTCATTACTTTCACGAAATATGGGAAGAGCTTGTCCGTCTTTATGAAGAAGAAGGCGGCGTATACCCTGAGCCTATTACTCATCTTACTTTCAATGATATGTGTGAAAAAGATGAAAAAGGTCACTATCACTTCAGTGCCCAGCAGACCGCAAAACTCTGCAACGGCTGGTTCACCCGTGATGTGGAGGTTAAAGGCAAAAAGTTCAAAAAAGGACAGCAGGTTCCAAGTTTCGCATATTTACAGGATGACGGTTCCACTACCTCCGGTAACTGGCTGTACTGTAACTCCGTAACTGACGATGGCAACAAGTCCGAACGTCATGATTCAACTCAGACTAAAGAACAGGCTAATATCGGCCTTTTCCCCAACTGGACATGGTGCTGGCCTGTTAACCGCCGTATTCTTTATAACCGTGCTTCTGTCGATAAAAAGGGTAAACCCTGGAACCCCAAAAAAGCAGTTATTAAATGGAACGGTTCCAAGTGGATCGGTGATGTACCCGATGGCGGCTGGAAACCGGGTACAAAGCATCCGTTCATCATGCGCAAAAATGGTGTCGGTCAGCTCTTCGGCCCCGGCCGTGCGGACGGTCCCCTGCCTGAATACTACGAACCTCTGGAATGTCCGGTCTCCGACCATCCATTCTCTAAAACTCTGCACAGCCCGACAGCAGTTCAAGTTAAGGGTGAAGAAAAAGCTGTATGCGATCCTCGCTACCCGTTCGTCGGTACCACATACCGTATCACCGAACATTGGCAGACCGGATCAATGACACGCTGGCAGTCATGGCTTGTTGAAGCCGAGCCACAGATGTTCGTTGAAATCAGTCCCCAGCTAGCCAAATTGCGCGGAATTGAAAACGGTGAAAAAGTTACCATAGAAAGTCTTCGCGGTTCACTCTGGGCCATAGCTATGGTTACTGAACGCATCCAGCCGTATAATATTAACGGCACAGATGTTCACATGGTCGGCATGCCTTGGCATTACGGCTGGGTAACTCCTGTAAACGGCGGCGATTCTGCAAATATTGTGACCCCTAACGTTGGTGACCCCAACACCGGTATCCCGGAATATAAAGCCTTCATGGTTAATATTCGCAAGTGGAAGGAGGGTGATAACTAA
- a CDS encoding 4Fe-4S dicluster domain-containing protein, whose translation MSGKSFFVDLTLCTACRGCQVACKQWKKLPAEKTRNVGSHQNPQDLSSKTIRLVRFNEAREKDGKLNWLFFPEQCRHCIEPPCKYIANMYTPGSVVQDPKTGAVVMTDKAVIRKGKLEGWEMCPYNIPRQDPATGLWNKCDMCLDRVEMGMLPACVQSCPTGTMNFGDREDMLKMAYKRLAEVQKTKPNAYLADPEDVRVIYLCESDAENYHETLLASAEQRKTLMANKAAPTKSSRRGFLTAALGRKDKA comes from the coding sequence ATGTCCGGTAAAAGCTTCTTTGTAGACCTCACCCTTTGTACCGCGTGTCGCGGCTGTCAGGTAGCCTGTAAGCAGTGGAAAAAACTGCCCGCAGAAAAAACCCGCAATGTAGGTTCTCACCAGAACCCGCAGGATCTGTCATCAAAAACAATCCGCCTTGTGCGTTTCAATGAAGCCCGCGAAAAAGACGGTAAGTTAAACTGGCTCTTCTTCCCTGAGCAATGCAGACACTGTATCGAGCCACCCTGTAAATACATTGCCAACATGTACACTCCCGGCTCTGTTGTACAGGATCCAAAAACAGGCGCAGTCGTTATGACTGACAAGGCCGTTATCCGTAAGGGTAAACTTGAAGGCTGGGAAATGTGCCCTTACAACATCCCCCGTCAGGATCCTGCAACCGGTCTTTGGAATAAATGTGATATGTGTCTGGACCGTGTAGAAATGGGAATGCTTCCAGCCTGTGTACAGAGCTGTCCTACCGGAACGATGAATTTCGGTGACCGCGAAGATATGCTTAAAATGGCATACAAACGTCTGGCAGAAGTGCAGAAAACAAAGCCGAACGCCTACCTCGCTGATCCCGAGGATGTGCGCGTAATCTATCTCTGCGAATCTGATGCCGAAAATTACCATGAGACACTTCTGGCATCTGCTGAGCAGCGCAAGACCCTCATGGCTAATAAGGCCGCTCCGACCAAAAGCTCACGACGCGGCTTCCTCACCGCTGCTCTTGGCCGGAAAGACAAAGCCTAA
- a CDS encoding cytochrome c3 family protein, which yields MKKLLIMCLFCMGITVMAIGANANEELTAPDDDLLINYIKGNSKKDLGVVFNHSSHENYDCADCHHNIKKSGKPTSCASCHDNFEAMPAKGYKSYFKAMHYKRNNEKRPSCVSCHIREFGQDKDMTGCVNSSCHPEGIK from the coding sequence ATGAAAAAATTATTGATCATGTGCCTGTTCTGTATGGGCATCACGGTTATGGCAATAGGTGCTAACGCAAATGAAGAACTTACAGCCCCTGATGACGATCTTCTCATCAATTACATCAAGGGGAACAGTAAAAAAGACCTTGGCGTGGTTTTCAATCATTCCAGTCATGAAAATTATGACTGTGCGGATTGTCACCACAATATCAAAAAGTCAGGCAAGCCGACAAGCTGTGCAAGCTGCCATGACAATTTTGAAGCCATGCCCGCAAAGGGGTACAAGTCCTACTTCAAGGCCATGCACTACAAGCGCAACAATGAAAAACGTCCTTCATGTGTGTCCTGTCACATAAGAGAATTCGGGCAGGACAAGGACATGACAGGATGTGTGAACTCCTCATGTCATCCCGAAGGCATTAAATAA
- the tsaA gene encoding tRNA (N6-threonylcarbamoyladenosine(37)-N6)-methyltransferase TrmO: MALKEKEAIIFHPIGHIRSPFKIPEGMPIQPSGAKDVKGHIELYEALEEGLQDLEGFSHIILLYQFHKNEGFELKVKPFMDTEKRGLFSTRAPRRPNMIGMSTVELLGIEGNILKIKGVDVLDNTPLIDIKPYVVKFDAVPADRFGWLEANAEKSETLKSDERFAQNK, encoded by the coding sequence ATGGCACTTAAGGAAAAAGAAGCTATCATTTTTCATCCTATCGGACATATTCGTTCACCTTTTAAAATCCCTGAAGGCATGCCTATTCAGCCGTCAGGGGCTAAAGATGTTAAAGGTCATATTGAACTTTACGAAGCTCTTGAAGAAGGTTTGCAGGATCTGGAAGGATTTTCACATATAATTCTTCTTTATCAATTTCATAAAAATGAAGGTTTTGAACTCAAAGTCAAACCGTTCATGGATACTGAGAAGCGGGGACTTTTTTCAACTCGGGCACCGCGCAGGCCTAATATGATAGGTATGTCTACGGTGGAACTGCTTGGAATTGAAGGAAATATCCTCAAAATTAAAGGTGTGGATGTTTTGGATAACACCCCGCTTATTGATATCAAACCATATGTGGTTAAATTTGATGCTGTTCCGGCGGACCGTTTCGGTTGGCTGGAGGCAAATGCAGAGAAATCAGAGACGCTTAAGTCTGATGAAAGGTTTGCTCAGAATAAGTAA
- the gpmI gene encoding 2,3-bisphosphoglycerate-independent phosphoglycerate mutase: MSIQSGAPAVLLILDGWGIAPDGKGNAVNLARTPVLDRLFETCPNTQLQCSGRAVGLPDGFMGNSEVGHTNIGAGRVVYQDMTRIDIAIEKDELAATKGLSRLMDKVKASSGRIHYMGLLSDGGVHSHINHLFSLLEVAKDAGIKEVYVHAFMDGRDTSPTRGKDYMRQLVDKMTEIGIGQVASVSGRYYSMDRDKHYERNELSYKALVLGEGEVIADPVKGIEAAYEAGETDEFIKPRLVDGVDGLLKDGDGVFFFNFRADRARQLCRLLTYKDFDDFERPKVPQFCGFVTMTRYEADFPFDISFEPQNIINPIGEVISKEGLKQLRIAETEKYAHVTYFMNGGREEPFPQEDRLLVPSPREVATYDLKPQMSAEEVTAKLIDALPEYSLCICNLANLDMVGHSGVIPAAIKACETVDKCVGRIVEAVNKLGGAIFLTADHGNAEEMIDADGGPQTAHSLNNVPLVFIGEPFKDVTPVKGALCDIAPTILNLMDISVPAEMTGKNLLES; the protein is encoded by the coding sequence ATGTCTATACAATCCGGTGCTCCTGCGGTTCTGCTCATTCTTGACGGTTGGGGAATTGCTCCTGATGGTAAAGGTAATGCTGTAAATCTTGCCCGGACACCCGTTCTGGACAGACTTTTTGAAACCTGTCCGAATACCCAGCTTCAATGCTCCGGCAGGGCAGTAGGGCTTCCGGACGGTTTTATGGGTAATTCCGAAGTCGGGCATACTAACATCGGGGCCGGAAGGGTTGTATATCAAGACATGACCCGCATTGATATTGCGATCGAAAAAGATGAGCTGGCTGCCACCAAAGGACTCAGCCGTTTGATGGATAAAGTAAAGGCTTCCAGCGGCCGTATCCATTATATGGGACTGCTTTCTGATGGCGGTGTACATTCTCACATCAATCATTTGTTTTCGCTGCTTGAAGTGGCCAAAGATGCCGGTATAAAAGAAGTCTATGTTCATGCCTTTATGGATGGACGTGATACTTCCCCGACTCGCGGTAAAGACTACATGCGTCAACTTGTTGATAAAATGACTGAAATAGGAATAGGGCAGGTTGCGTCTGTTTCGGGCCGTTATTATTCAATGGATCGTGATAAGCACTATGAGCGTAATGAGCTATCATACAAGGCTTTGGTTCTTGGTGAAGGCGAGGTCATTGCTGATCCGGTTAAGGGTATTGAAGCTGCATACGAAGCCGGTGAGACTGATGAATTCATCAAGCCGCGGCTGGTTGACGGTGTTGACGGGTTGCTGAAAGACGGTGACGGCGTATTCTTTTTTAATTTCCGTGCTGACCGCGCCCGTCAGCTGTGCCGGCTGCTTACCTACAAAGACTTTGATGATTTTGAGCGTCCCAAAGTGCCGCAGTTCTGTGGATTCGTGACTATGACCCGTTATGAAGCAGATTTTCCTTTTGATATATCTTTTGAGCCTCAGAATATTATCAATCCTATCGGTGAAGTCATTTCCAAAGAAGGACTCAAACAACTGCGTATTGCCGAGACTGAAAAATATGCTCATGTGACATATTTTATGAACGGTGGACGCGAGGAGCCTTTTCCACAGGAAGATCGTCTTCTTGTTCCGTCACCGCGTGAAGTTGCCACTTACGACCTCAAACCGCAAATGAGTGCAGAGGAAGTGACCGCTAAGCTTATTGATGCACTTCCAGAATACTCCCTGTGTATCTGTAATCTTGCTAATCTGGATATGGTAGGCCATTCCGGCGTTATTCCTGCGGCGATTAAGGCCTGCGAAACCGTTGATAAATGTGTTGGCAGAATTGTTGAAGCTGTGAATAAACTCGGTGGAGCAATATTTCTCACCGCAGATCACGGTAACGCTGAAGAGATGATTGATGCTGACGGTGGACCGCAAACCGCGCACAGTCTTAATAATGTCCCGCTTGTTTTCATTGGAGAACCGTTCAAAGATGTTACCCCTGTGAAAGGCGCGCTTTGCGACATTGCACCTACCATATTGAATCTGATGGATATTTCTGTACCAGCGGAAATGACCGGAAAAAATCTTTTAGAGAGTTAA
- the rsfS gene encoding ribosome silencing factor, protein MKTKAKKFKEIETQDKVQLVAKWLDEKQGNDVAAIDVQGICPIAESVMVVGAKGVRHAQALADFVLEQLSKENIEYLGLEGYKSGDWILFDLNDIILHIFQEENRGFYNVEGLWSEGKKIELNLN, encoded by the coding sequence ATGAAAACTAAAGCTAAGAAATTCAAAGAGATTGAGACTCAGGACAAGGTTCAGCTTGTTGCAAAATGGTTGGATGAAAAGCAGGGTAACGATGTTGCCGCTATAGACGTGCAGGGTATCTGCCCCATTGCAGAGTCTGTAATGGTTGTCGGTGCAAAGGGCGTTCGCCATGCACAGGCCCTTGCTGATTTTGTTCTTGAGCAGCTTTCTAAAGAAAATATTGAATATCTCGGACTGGAAGGTTATAAGTCTGGAGATTGGATTCTTTTCGATCTGAACGATATTATTCTTCATATCTTTCAGGAAGAGAATCGCGGTTTCTATAATGTAGAAGGACTTTGGTCTGAAGGTAAAAAAATCGAACTTAATCTCAATTAG
- a CDS encoding phenylacetate--CoA ligase family protein, whose translation MIFDVDKETMPREELEELQLRRLKSLCERVYANVPFYNKKFKELGIEPKDIKSLSDLKNLPFTEKQDLRTHYPFGLFAVSRENIVRVHSSSGTTGKATVVGYTKRDITNWSNLMARSFAIAGATSEDSIHNAYGYGLFTGGLGVHYGAEALGATIIPVSGGGTRRQIMLLKDFGPTVICCTPSYALFLYETGKEMGIDFRELPLKVGIFGAEPWTESMRKDIEKKLDIKALDIYGLSEIMGPGVAMECAEEQNGLHIMEDHFLPEIINPETGENVAPGEVGELVITTLTKEGIPLIRYRTRDLTRLNYTSCRCGRSFARMDRITGRSDDMLIIRGVNVFPSQIESIIIETDGLSPHYQLIVEREGNLDLLTVNVEIAGTAFSDEIKNLQKLERKIQKNIKEFLGVTARVKLVEPKSIERSAGKAKRIIDLRNQNQ comes from the coding sequence ATGATCTTCGACGTAGATAAGGAAACAATGCCGAGAGAAGAGCTGGAGGAATTGCAGCTCAGAAGACTTAAAAGCCTTTGCGAACGAGTGTATGCCAATGTACCTTTTTACAACAAAAAATTTAAGGAACTGGGCATTGAACCAAAGGACATCAAGTCTCTTTCAGATCTTAAAAACCTGCCGTTTACCGAAAAGCAGGATCTGCGCACCCACTACCCTTTCGGCCTTTTTGCAGTATCGCGCGAAAACATTGTAAGAGTTCATTCCTCATCCGGAACTACAGGTAAAGCCACAGTTGTGGGTTACACCAAGCGTGACATCACCAACTGGTCAAATTTAATGGCCCGTTCATTTGCCATTGCCGGGGCAACTTCTGAAGACAGCATTCACAATGCTTATGGATATGGCCTCTTCACCGGCGGATTAGGTGTTCATTATGGTGCGGAAGCACTCGGAGCGACCATCATCCCTGTTTCCGGAGGCGGAACCAGACGCCAGATCATGCTGCTTAAGGATTTCGGCCCCACTGTAATCTGCTGCACGCCCTCTTATGCTCTTTTTCTTTATGAAACAGGAAAAGAAATGGGAATAGATTTCAGAGAACTCCCTCTGAAAGTCGGTATTTTCGGTGCTGAACCATGGACTGAATCCATGCGCAAGGACATCGAAAAAAAGCTCGACATCAAAGCACTCGATATTTACGGCCTGTCCGAAATAATGGGACCGGGGGTCGCTATGGAATGTGCAGAAGAACAAAACGGCCTTCATATAATGGAAGATCATTTCCTGCCTGAAATTATTAATCCCGAAACAGGCGAAAACGTTGCTCCGGGTGAAGTCGGCGAGCTGGTTATTACGACTCTTACTAAAGAAGGTATTCCGCTTATCCGTTACCGCACCCGCGATTTAACAAGACTTAATTACACCTCCTGCCGTTGCGGAAGGTCATTTGCCAGAATGGACCGTATAACAGGACGAAGCGATGACATGCTCATTATTCGCGGTGTTAACGTATTCCCTTCACAGATTGAGTCTATCATCATTGAAACAGACGGACTGTCCCCGCATTATCAACTTATTGTTGAACGCGAAGGTAATCTCGACCTGCTTACCGTTAATGTCGAAATCGCCGGAACCGCTTTCTCTGATGAAATTAAAAATTTACAGAAACTCGAAAGAAAGATACAAAAAAACATTAAAGAATTCCTTGGCGTAACCGCGCGAGTTAAGCTTGTTGAACCAAAATCCATCGAACGCTCCGCAGGTAAGGCCAAGAGAATTATAGATCTTCGTAATCAGAACCAGTAA
- a CDS encoding ACT domain-containing protein produces the protein MKCDQLSIFLENRAGRLAEVTRLLSESKVNIRALSLADTSDFGILRLIVSDFDKAQAVLKEAGFTVGKTSVVAVVVDDQPGGLHNLLEMLRSSGINVEYMYAFVQQSGSNAVIIFRFDRTEQAIELLAENNIKTIPSDELCKL, from the coding sequence ATGAAATGTGACCAGCTCTCAATATTTCTTGAAAACCGTGCCGGAAGACTTGCAGAAGTAACCAGACTGCTCAGCGAGTCCAAAGTAAATATCCGCGCACTTTCTCTTGCCGATACCTCCGATTTCGGTATCCTCAGACTGATTGTATCCGACTTCGATAAAGCTCAAGCAGTACTTAAAGAAGCAGGATTCACCGTAGGTAAAACCTCTGTCGTTGCTGTTGTCGTTGATGACCAGCCCGGCGGACTGCACAATCTGCTCGAAATGCTGCGCTCTTCAGGCATCAATGTAGAATACATGTACGCTTTCGTGCAACAGTCCGGCAGTAATGCGGTTATCATTTTCCGCTTTGACCGTACTGAACAGGCTATAGAACTGCTTGCTGAAAACAACATTAAAACCATACCCAGCGACGAACTTTGTAAGCTCTAA